One Luteibacter sp. 9135 DNA segment encodes these proteins:
- a CDS encoding glycoside hydrolase family 30 protein, with protein MDEARRVSHRAIAGALMLLVVLSITVLVVPQARQSSPARTAKPAVKPIMPSVDVWLSTADRRLKLSPQNAVAMSARDGTSADIVIDADTSYQSMTGFGAAMTDASAWLLRHRLNPRQRHALIRELFGPPPGLDFNMMRLTIGASDFSRHFYTLDDIPFGETDPELKHFNVAENLPEVIPTVQEALALQPGLLIVASPWSAPAWMKSEGNLIGGELLEQYESVYADYLIRYLDVYRHFGIPVFALTLQNEPHFSPMTYPGMPMDAATRARIIGQYLGPKLAGRTPRTRILDWDHNWSHPEEPLGVLSNPDVARYVDGVAWHCYEGSQHAQGTVHRAHPDKDAYITECSGGDWALSMNGELLWFTRNLLVTGTRQWARGVIYWNLALDEDHGPHFGGCAVCKGVVTIDSQTGEVTRNDEYYALAHFSRFVTPGAVRIKSNDTDASMGIANVAFANPVDGSIVLVAVNIKTEAQQLTVAQGRNQFAYTLPAESVATFVWHPDLLGAWIRRAQRWLGPEGKPTRVD; from the coding sequence ATGGATGAAGCGCGGCGCGTATCCCACCGCGCGATAGCGGGCGCATTGATGTTGCTCGTGGTGTTGTCCATCACGGTGCTGGTCGTGCCACAGGCGCGGCAGTCGTCGCCTGCACGGACGGCCAAGCCGGCGGTGAAGCCGATCATGCCATCGGTGGATGTGTGGCTGAGCACGGCGGATCGTCGGCTCAAGCTGTCTCCACAGAACGCTGTCGCCATGAGTGCGCGCGACGGGACATCCGCCGACATCGTGATCGACGCGGACACCTCGTACCAGAGCATGACCGGGTTCGGTGCCGCGATGACCGATGCTTCCGCCTGGCTGCTGCGACACCGGTTGAATCCAAGGCAACGCCACGCGTTGATACGCGAGCTGTTCGGACCGCCGCCCGGCCTCGACTTCAACATGATGCGCCTGACCATCGGCGCCTCCGATTTCTCGCGGCACTTCTACACGCTGGACGATATTCCCTTCGGTGAGACCGATCCGGAGCTGAAGCACTTCAACGTAGCCGAGAACCTGCCGGAAGTGATCCCGACCGTGCAGGAAGCGCTTGCCCTGCAGCCCGGCCTGCTGATCGTGGCCTCGCCCTGGAGCGCGCCCGCATGGATGAAGTCCGAGGGCAACCTGATCGGCGGCGAGCTGCTGGAACAGTACGAGAGCGTGTATGCCGATTACCTGATCAGGTACCTCGATGTGTACCGTCACTTCGGCATTCCCGTCTTCGCGCTCACGTTACAGAACGAGCCGCACTTCTCGCCCATGACCTATCCTGGCATGCCGATGGATGCCGCCACGCGTGCCCGCATCATCGGCCAGTATCTCGGGCCGAAGCTCGCCGGACGGACACCGCGCACGCGCATTCTCGACTGGGACCACAACTGGAGCCACCCGGAGGAACCGCTGGGCGTACTGTCGAATCCCGACGTGGCCCGTTATGTCGACGGCGTCGCCTGGCATTGCTACGAAGGCAGCCAGCACGCCCAGGGCACCGTGCATCGCGCGCATCCGGACAAGGACGCCTACATCACCGAGTGCTCCGGCGGCGACTGGGCGCTGAGCATGAATGGCGAACTGCTGTGGTTCACGCGCAACCTGCTGGTCACCGGCACGCGACAATGGGCGCGTGGCGTCATCTACTGGAACCTGGCACTGGACGAGGACCACGGCCCCCACTTCGGCGGATGCGCCGTATGCAAGGGTGTCGTCACCATCGATTCGCAGACGGGCGAGGTCACCCGCAACGACGAATATTACGCACTGGCCCATTTCAGTCGGTTCGTCACGCCCGGTGCCGTACGCATCAAGTCGAACGATACGGATGCGAGCATGGGCATCGCCAATGTCGCGTTCGCCAATCCGGTCGATGGATCGATCGTGCTGGTGGCCGTGAACATCAAGACCGAGGCGCAGCAGCTGACGGTGGCGCAGGGGCGCAACCAGTTCGCATACACCTTGCCGGCGGAAAGCGTGGCTACCTTCGTCTGGCATCCGGACTTGCTGGGTGCGTGGATACGACGTGCGCAGCGGTGGCTGGGGCCGGAGGGGAAGCCGACGCGGGTGGATTAG
- a CDS encoding DUF3617 domain-containing protein, whose amino-acid sequence MALTALAAAAACALAVTAVTPVHADPGDFGAMPGLWRVKVQHMVNGKAGAPEVQWHCVDEGADPWTTFAAWTPAEGECTATNQQRRSTSLAWKLTCKGSPAASAHVDFDNAKHYTGSVMVEGRGEVTHVEGDRYAACTSPED is encoded by the coding sequence ATGGCCCTGACCGCACTGGCCGCTGCCGCTGCGTGCGCCCTTGCCGTGACGGCGGTCACGCCGGTCCACGCCGATCCCGGCGACTTCGGTGCCATGCCCGGGCTGTGGCGGGTCAAGGTGCAGCACATGGTCAACGGCAAGGCCGGTGCACCCGAGGTGCAGTGGCATTGCGTGGATGAAGGTGCCGATCCCTGGACCACGTTCGCCGCATGGACCCCGGCGGAGGGCGAGTGCACTGCCACGAACCAGCAACGCCGCAGTACCTCGCTGGCGTGGAAGCTCACCTGCAAGGGGAGCCCGGCGGCTTCGGCGCATGTGGATTTTGACAACGCCAAGCACTACACAGGCAGCGTCATGGTCGAAGGCCGTGGCGAGGTGACGCACGTGGAAGGTGACCGTTACGCCGCCTGCACCAGTCCGGAGGATTGA
- a CDS encoding DUF2127 domain-containing protein has protein sequence MTPTDLPNDTHAPDHHPAGLRIIAVYKAVKTIGLIIIASAAFHLDQEDRFRHLVHWLEHLPLTDSNDLRWSLVHLLEQMGPAKVEAVGIVALVYAAIFATEGIGLWMRKHWAEWFTVIATGSLVPVEIYECIVRFGWLKVAVLVANVLIVIYLVRLAMRPRGGVTDASALHAR, from the coding sequence ATGACGCCGACCGATCTTCCGAACGACACGCACGCACCCGACCACCACCCTGCCGGCCTGCGCATCATCGCGGTCTACAAGGCGGTCAAGACGATCGGTCTCATCATCATCGCCAGCGCCGCGTTCCATCTCGACCAGGAAGACCGCTTCCGGCACCTGGTCCACTGGCTGGAACACCTGCCGCTGACCGACAGCAACGACCTGCGCTGGAGCCTGGTGCACCTGCTCGAACAGATGGGGCCGGCCAAGGTCGAAGCGGTGGGCATCGTGGCGCTGGTGTATGCCGCCATCTTCGCCACCGAAGGCATCGGCCTGTGGATGCGCAAGCACTGGGCCGAGTGGTTCACCGTCATCGCCACCGGCTCGCTCGTGCCCGTGGAGATCTACGAATGCATCGTGCGTTTCGGCTGGCTGAAGGTTGCTGTGCTCGTCGCCAACGTGCTCATCGTGATCTATCTGGTTCGCCTCGCCATGCGACCGCGTGGTGGCGTGACGGACGCATCGGCGCTGCACGCGCGATAA
- a CDS encoding OmpA family protein — MSDDAELEGEAGTPIWAAFGDLMSVLLGAFVLILVGVIGMQLQLTSKLDEAVKQKQVEQQRRQTLEQALAAPIAAGRVTLVDGRIGIRGSVLFALNSDQLQPEGQEVMKSLAGPLTDYLKTRDDVLMVSGFTDDQPVHDGNRHFVDNWELSAQRSLTVTRALIAAGVPASSVFAAAFGAEQPVGANTSEEGRAKNRRVEIAPMPRPSKPAAGAP, encoded by the coding sequence ATGTCGGTGCTGCTGGGCGCGTTCGTGCTGATCCTGGTCGGCGTCATCGGCATGCAGTTGCAGCTCACCAGCAAGCTCGACGAAGCGGTGAAGCAGAAACAGGTGGAGCAGCAGCGCCGGCAGACGCTCGAGCAGGCCCTGGCCGCACCGATCGCCGCGGGAAGGGTCACGCTGGTGGACGGCCGCATCGGCATCCGCGGCAGCGTGCTGTTCGCGCTCAATTCCGACCAGTTGCAACCGGAGGGCCAGGAGGTGATGAAAAGCCTGGCCGGTCCGCTCACCGATTACCTGAAGACGCGCGACGACGTGCTGATGGTCAGCGGCTTCACCGACGACCAGCCCGTGCACGACGGCAACCGCCACTTCGTCGACAACTGGGAACTCTCGGCCCAGCGATCGCTCACGGTCACCCGCGCGCTGATCGCCGCGGGCGTGCCGGCGTCGTCCGTGTTTGCCGCCGCCTTCGGAGCCGAGCAGCCGGTGGGCGCGAACACCAGTGAGGAAGGCCGGGCGAAGAACCGCCGCGTGGAGATCGCGCCGATGCCGCGGCCGTCCAAGCCGGCCGCCGGCGCGCCGTGA
- a CDS encoding SDR family oxidoreductase → MRIFLTGATGFIGSRIVPELLAAGHQVLGMTRSDAGAEALRAAGAEVHHGLLEDLDSLRAGAAQADAVIHTAFDHDFSRFVANCEKDRQVIKALGSALVGTRRPLLITSGTGIGSRGPGRLATEDVFDAAHPNPRIASEMAGNELLAEGVAVAVVRLPQVHDTVRQGLISPLLDVVREKRVSAYVGDGQNRWPAAHVLDVARLYRLAIERCTPGARYNAVAEEGIPARDIAQVLGEGMGVPVASIDADKAADHFGWLGMFVGLDMAASSEWTRKALDWYPTGPTLLEDLRRMDYSSRA, encoded by the coding sequence ATGCGTATCTTCCTTACCGGCGCCACCGGCTTCATCGGCTCGCGCATCGTTCCCGAACTGCTCGCGGCCGGGCACCAGGTGCTGGGCATGACCCGCTCCGACGCCGGTGCCGAGGCCCTGCGGGCGGCGGGCGCCGAGGTCCACCACGGCCTGCTGGAAGACCTGGACAGCCTGCGTGCCGGCGCAGCGCAGGCCGATGCCGTGATCCACACCGCGTTCGATCACGACTTCAGCCGGTTCGTCGCCAACTGCGAGAAGGACCGGCAGGTGATCAAGGCGCTGGGCTCGGCCCTGGTCGGCACGCGGCGCCCGCTGCTGATCACCTCGGGTACCGGCATCGGCAGCCGTGGACCCGGCCGGCTGGCCACCGAGGATGTCTTCGACGCCGCGCATCCCAACCCACGCATCGCATCGGAGATGGCCGGCAACGAACTGCTGGCCGAAGGCGTGGCCGTGGCGGTCGTGCGGCTGCCGCAGGTACACGATACGGTGAGGCAAGGCCTCATCAGCCCGTTGCTGGACGTGGTGCGCGAGAAGCGCGTCTCGGCTTACGTGGGCGATGGCCAGAACCGCTGGCCCGCAGCGCATGTGCTCGACGTGGCACGGCTATACCGGCTGGCGATCGAACGCTGCACACCGGGGGCGCGCTACAACGCGGTGGCGGAGGAAGGCATCCCCGCGCGCGATATCGCGCAGGTGCTGGGCGAAGGCATGGGTGTGCCGGTGGCATCGATCGATGCCGACAAGGCGGCCGATCATTTCGGTTGGCTGGGTATGTTCGTCGGCCTGGACATGGCCGCGTCCAGCGAGTGGACCCGCAAGGCGCTGGACTGGTACCCCACCGGCCCCACGCTGCTGGAAGACCTCAGGCGCATGGATTACTCCAGCCGCGCCTGA
- a CDS encoding helix-turn-helix transcriptional regulator: MSDHLDNPLGTFLRDRRTRLDPVSFGFVGGRRRTKGLRREEVAQRANISPTWYTWLEQGRGGAPSAEVLNRIAAGLLLTEPEREHLFMLALGRLPEVRYRSYDGVTPRLQRVLDALGSSPAFVRTALWDVVAWNEAAAAVFTDYGLLPPAERNILHLMFANARVREHQDDWEKVARFVVGAFRADVARAGATAEIGQFVDDLARISPEFEAMWLDNDVRAHGDGIKRIHHADLGVLDLEYSAFAVDGRPDLHVIVYNAVSAADTQRIRERIEARRAMNGRAAT; encoded by the coding sequence ATGTCCGACCACCTCGACAATCCGCTGGGCACCTTCCTGCGTGATCGCCGCACGCGGCTCGATCCGGTGAGCTTCGGCTTCGTCGGCGGCCGGCGCCGCACCAAGGGCCTGCGCCGGGAGGAAGTCGCGCAGCGCGCCAACATCAGCCCCACCTGGTACACCTGGCTGGAACAGGGCAGGGGTGGCGCACCCTCGGCCGAGGTGCTCAACCGCATCGCCGCCGGCCTGCTGCTGACCGAGCCGGAGCGCGAGCACCTGTTCATGCTGGCGCTGGGGCGCCTGCCCGAGGTGCGTTACCGATCCTACGACGGCGTGACGCCACGCCTGCAGCGGGTGCTGGATGCCCTGGGCAGCAGCCCGGCCTTCGTGCGCACCGCGCTGTGGGATGTCGTGGCCTGGAACGAGGCCGCTGCCGCGGTGTTCACCGACTACGGCCTACTGCCGCCGGCCGAGCGCAACATCCTCCACCTCATGTTCGCCAATGCCCGCGTGCGCGAGCACCAGGACGATTGGGAAAAGGTGGCGCGGTTCGTCGTGGGCGCGTTTCGCGCGGATGTCGCCCGTGCCGGCGCCACGGCGGAGATCGGCCAGTTCGTGGACGACCTGGCCCGGATCAGCCCGGAATTCGAAGCGATGTGGCTCGACAACGATGTGCGCGCACACGGCGATGGCATCAAGCGGATCCATCATGCGGACCTTGGCGTGCTGGACCTGGAATATTCGGCGTTCGCCGTGGACGGCCGTCCGGACCTGCACGTGATCGTCTACAACGCGGTGTCGGCAGCGGATACGCAACGCATTCGCGAGCGGATCGAGGCACGGCGGGCGATGAACGGGCGAGCCGCCACGTGA
- a CDS encoding DUF2894 domain-containing protein: MSTPPPSVPRGPLGQLVDALAAERGGTSSYPELPLLDDFQRLWSRVRTESQLRQSLAPVPENAGPLNSSALVHRALGVMRDVSPGYLQHFLGYVDDLAWMERVGERGGPTPDGAPQPATIGKRARKKPRK, encoded by the coding sequence GTGAGCACCCCGCCGCCCTCGGTGCCTCGCGGCCCTCTCGGCCAGCTGGTCGACGCCCTCGCGGCCGAACGCGGCGGCACCTCGTCGTATCCGGAGCTGCCGCTGCTGGACGACTTCCAGCGTCTGTGGTCGCGGGTGCGTACCGAAAGCCAGCTGCGCCAGTCGCTGGCGCCGGTGCCCGAGAACGCCGGCCCGCTGAATTCGTCGGCCCTGGTGCATCGTGCCCTGGGCGTGATGCGCGACGTGTCACCCGGTTACCTGCAGCACTTCCTGGGCTATGTCGACGACCTGGCCTGGATGGAGCGCGTGGGCGAGCGCGGCGGCCCGACACCCGATGGCGCGCCGCAGCCGGCCACCATCGGCAAGCGCGCGCGGAAGAAACCGCGCAAATAA
- a CDS encoding J domain-containing protein, which produces MVKRTLTPIGTPTDGPARPLSKGQKAFNTLVERIGKRREALAEWATFDTEFQRKYNNEFVPLLQQYNAVRIELVTRLDQLHGRKGLTKTERQTIADLLLRVADELARSIDDPVVEEILRRYDPVDPEVEAATLNDIRESMSAMFGVEIGDEVDMSSPEDVMRHVQEKLDGKDEREREHQQARDEYHAKRKKTPKQSAAAERARTEQDEVNLSIREVYRKLASALHPDREADPVERERKAALMQKVNVAYGKKSLLDLLELQLELEHIDQSSLDNVSEERLKRWNTILKEQLHQLDEELVDVQMGFLMRSGMAPTRSVSPKTVKRSLAAQMTGMRQDIRVFEKDLRLFDDPSRLKSWLKEIRKELAEMDYDDLMF; this is translated from the coding sequence ATGGTAAAGCGTACCCTCACCCCGATCGGCACGCCGACCGACGGCCCTGCGCGCCCGCTTTCGAAAGGCCAGAAAGCCTTCAATACGCTGGTCGAGCGGATCGGCAAGCGTCGCGAGGCGCTGGCCGAATGGGCCACGTTCGACACCGAGTTCCAGCGGAAGTACAACAACGAGTTCGTGCCGCTCCTGCAGCAGTACAACGCCGTACGCATCGAGCTGGTCACCCGACTCGATCAGCTGCACGGTCGCAAGGGCCTGACCAAGACCGAGCGCCAGACGATCGCCGATCTGCTGCTGCGTGTCGCCGACGAACTGGCGCGCAGCATCGACGATCCGGTCGTCGAAGAAATTCTTCGTCGATACGACCCCGTGGATCCGGAGGTAGAGGCCGCCACGTTGAACGACATTCGCGAAAGCATGTCCGCGATGTTCGGGGTCGAGATAGGCGACGAGGTCGACATGAGTTCGCCCGAAGACGTCATGCGGCATGTGCAAGAGAAGCTGGACGGGAAAGACGAACGCGAACGCGAGCATCAGCAGGCCCGCGACGAGTACCACGCCAAGCGAAAGAAGACACCGAAGCAGAGTGCTGCCGCCGAACGCGCGCGCACCGAGCAGGACGAGGTCAATCTGTCGATCCGCGAGGTTTACCGCAAGCTCGCCAGTGCGCTGCACCCCGATCGCGAGGCCGACCCGGTGGAACGGGAGCGCAAGGCCGCGCTGATGCAGAAGGTCAACGTGGCCTACGGCAAGAAGAGCTTGCTGGACCTGCTGGAATTGCAGCTGGAGCTGGAACACATCGATCAGTCGTCGCTCGACAATGTCAGCGAGGAAAGGCTCAAGCGGTGGAACACCATCCTCAAGGAACAACTCCACCAGCTCGACGAGGAACTGGTGGACGTGCAGATGGGTTTCCTGATGCGCAGCGGCATGGCACCCACCAGGTCCGTGTCACCCAAGACCGTCAAGCGCAGCCTTGCCGCGCAGATGACCGGCATGCGTCAGGATATCCGCGTTTTCGAAAAGGACCTTCGCCTCTTCGATGATCCGTCACGGCTGAAGTCCTGGTTGAAGGAGATCAGGAAGGAGTTGGCTGAGATGGATTATGACGACCTGATGTTCTGA